The following nucleotide sequence is from Juglans microcarpa x Juglans regia isolate MS1-56 chromosome 6D, Jm3101_v1.0, whole genome shotgun sequence.
agtataggtataatactataagttataactatagtctatattagtattagtattagttatagtgattagcataactatatattagtatttgctatagtgattttaatttagtataactatataatagtattaatataaatattatactaaatatatcactgatagtattagtatactagtagtctaatactagtatatcactgattcactatagttaatagtatcatatagtaatatagtattagtaattaatactatagtgatttatatagtaatttatatatagacttaaagtggattactaatagtattagtattaggccataaatctaattattatactaatgaATAGtgtgtattagtattactaatatagtattactaatatatttatcaaaaggaatatattgagaatttattaggtcaaaaaatataattaatacaagatattattatataaaatttatatgaataatactttagttattatactttatacattagtattaaatgttattataaatttatagattagtgtttatccatttgtattacatgttgatgttattatgcatcttagtgtttatagtatattatatatacattagtattacatgctattatatttatacattagtaatttagtgttacatggtagtaaattagtaatattgtaaatttgtaatagtatgatatttacatatagtcatatactaaactattattagtcaatttagtctatatattatagtataaatatattatttaactagtatattattgagtttaactaactatataagatatagttgtataaaatttaaatgattaatatatagaaaaacacattttttttataaaatatgtataaaatcggaggcggaggcggagtcggagggccaagtcggaggcggaggcggagtcggattCAGAGGCGGAgggtcggagcggagtcggagtcggttcatcattgactccgactctgactccgacttccaagaggaaaaaaactccgactttgactccgactaatcggagtcggagcggagccggagcggagtcggatttggaGTCGAATTGTccgatttttgctcagccctaagTATAGCAACCATCCCGCCAGAATTATTTATATCTTCCCACTAAAAAAACTGTTCGTATCAATAAAGATAGCATTTGAATGGTTTCTGACTTTCTCCCGCCacatttttttgtgctttcctGCCAGGACTATTATTCAAACAATTAACTTTGCATTCAAACGTAAATTACAATACTGTTTGAATGGATTTCAGTGCATCCAAACGAATTTCTTTCTGGAGACGCTTGATTTCGTCCCAGAAAGTCAACTTCGAAAAGGATTTATCATCGtccctaaaaataaatttctcaaTGTAGTAATTTCAAttgatttgctttttttttttttttttgggggggggggttggaaATGCTAAAAAAACCCCTAAATGGTAAAAAATAATCCacacataaaaaagaaagatgcaGATGCAAGGGCTCCAATTTTACTGAGTCGATCAGAATGGAGCGGATGCCAAAGAGTGTTAATTAGAAACAGAATCAGAGGCCAGACTCGTAAAAATGGGTCCACAGGTGTACAACCACCTGGTTTTAACAAAATGTGTTAGGTGAAGAGTTGAATAATGGTAGCTGGCACATCGTCATCGACATACCACGTGACATGATGTACATGCCCGCACTcagctctatatatatacaacgaAAGAGCTGCTGGGTACGTAGTTCAGTATAGTGCAACACACTTAAGAGAGGAAATGGCTCAGCTACAATGGTTGCAACGAATGTGGCAAGAGCTACACGAATTACCCATGAATTCCCTCTTTTCTCTACTTTTATGCCTCTTctcaattctttttattttcaaatttcttagaAGAGGCAAACCCAAATATCATTTACCCCCATCCCCACCAAAGCTACCAATCATTGGCAATCTTCACCAATTTGGCTCACTTCCACACCGATCTCTTCGAGCACTTTCTAAGAAGTATGGCCCTGTCATGCTCTTAGAGTTGGGCCATGTCAACACCCTTGTGGTTTCATCTGTAGATATGGCCAGACAATTGATGAAGGCGCAAGATATTGATTTCGCAAACCGGCCTCAGAACACAGCTGCCAAAATCTTGCTCTATGGTTGCACAGACATAGGGTTCGCGCACTATGGTGAGTATTGGAGGCAAGCTAAGAAAATCTGTGTCCTCGAACTTTTGAGCATCAAAAGAGTGCAATCATTCCAGCATATAAGGGAAGAAGAAATTGCCGCACTTGGAGATAAGATACGGAAGGCATGCGTTACTCAAACCCCTGTTAATCTAAGCGAAATGTTGATTGAAGTCTCAGACAACATAATCTCTAGAAGTACACTTGGACAgaagattgaagaagaagatggtaaGATGACCTTTGGACAACTATCAAGACAGGTGATGGTGCAATTGATGAAATTCTGTTTGGGTGATTTTTTCCCTTATTTGGCATGGGTTGATGTTCTTACGGGATTCATCTCAAGTGTGAAAGGCACTTTCAAAGAATTAGATACATTCTTTGATCAAGTGATTGAAGACCACAAGACTCTAATGGAAAGTGGTGTTGTTGCTCAGTCTAATAAGAAAGATTTCGTTGATATTCTCCTTCACCTGCAAAGGGATGGCATGCTCGACTTTGCCTTCACAAAAGATAACCTCAAAGCAATTTTAttggtatctctctctctctctctctatatatatatatatatgtgtgtgtgtgtgtgtgtttgaaaTAGTCTACAATATTCATTCACTCTCCCGCACATCTAATGTTTTCTTTTCCAACAATTTCAGGACATGTTTTTAGGAGGAGCTGACACTACTTCGACAGCTTTGGAATGGATAATGGCGGAGCTCATAAAAAACCCAAAGATCATGAAGAAAGCACAAGATGAGATCAGAGGAATTGTGGGCAAGAAGTCACAGATGGATCTGGATGATATCAGTAAAATGGAGTATCTGAAGTGTGTTATCAACGAATCTCTAAGGCTACATCCACCAACAACTCTTTTAACACCTCGAGAAACAGCAACAACGGTGAAATTCGCAGGTTATGATATTCCACCGAAAACAACTGTATTTGTGAATACGTGGGCAATCCATAGGGATCCGGCAGTATGGGAGAACCCGGAAGAGTTCATCCCAGAGAGATTCATAAATAGCCCATTTGATTTCAGAGGACAAGATTTTGAATTCCACCCATTTGGAGGAGGGAGAAGGAAATGCCCTGGATTGGCATTTGCTGCAGCTTCCCTTGATTATCTGATTGCCAACCTCTTATGTTGGTTTGATTGGAGGTTGCCTGGTGATAATGTAAAGCCGGAAGACTTGGACATGGATGAAATTTACGGGCTCACAGTGCCTAAGAAACATCATCTTTATGCGATACCAACACTGTACTCAGCTTAATCGATCGATCCATGCATCAATATCAGATTCGGGGTTGTGCTCATAATCACGTTACCACTGGCGAAATAAATGAACGGCCGGGGGCTTCAGTACTCTTTCTACTTTCTGCCTTTTGAGTTTTCACAATAAGGAGtagaaaatttatcattttatgacAATAATGTTAATAAGTACGTAGTCTGTTATGCCGTTTTGCAGATAGTATGGTTGCTTACTGCTCCATGCAACTCACTGTTTGCGTAgttactatatttattttctcatgtaCCATTAGCGGTTTTGCCGCCCAAAAAATCCTATTTTGTACTCCAGCTATCTTGCATGATCTTCTAGTACTTCCGATCGATGTTCCAGATTTCTggaatttatatagttatatttgaaatattacCTTTATAATCACTTTCAAAATaaacatgcatgttttaaatatgaaaacaattatatattcatcctttaaaaactaatattatctaattaatCAATCATCTAATTCTTTGAGTGGgcgaaaaaaggaaaaaccatAATTAACAATTTTCAAATTGTTACTAATAGCTACCCATTACTTCTACAAATCCCAATAAGAATATCTCAAATTATATGAACTCgctcaaaacatattttaaattataaaaattctatttatcgtCTCTTACATTACACAccaatatatgatttattatttttatcattctatttaaacacgtacatattaatgtgtaaatatgtatatttaaataaaatgataaaaatgaaaaatcacatattgatatgtggtgtgaggatgataaatagcatttctctataaataattaagagCGTCACATCtccagaatatatatatatatatatatatataaatatatataagatctcTCCAAGAAAACTCATTCTACGGTTTCAGGAATATTAATTAGCTAGGAAATTTATATTCAATCTAAGATATATATGAGtgtcatcattttttttttttttaaatctaccATTGAATAGTTCATGTTTACTAAGTTGATAAACATACGCCTTAATGAAGCACTTGTATATATAGTTAGTTGTGATAGCTTTTACAATATCTACATGAGCTTTTCAACATATTTGATACTTTTTAAAAGTAcgtttaattttagtttttttagaaacttaaagcactttttatatattttttccaaacataccatttttcctataaaaaattttttaatttatttataaaaaaaatacttattaaacttttaaactcAAATCCAAACAAGCACTTTATAATATATCAAGAGTATTTCATCGTTGCAAACAGAAACTACCTTAGGAATTATGACTTGTAGAAGGCATGCACATAGgattagaatttatatataatatctcaaaatttatgattaattCGATCAAACATATGATTAATTCgatcaaacatattttttaagagctTCACCTCTTCcacataataacaataaaataaaataaaataaaacctctttaagaaatttcaatattatacAGTTTCAGAAATATTTAggaaagtgtatatatatatatattgatagaaAATCAACTTCATTGAAGATAAACAAAGATTACAGACATTTATCAAACCAAAGAGCTTATGAAGAAGAAAGTTTGGAATACAATCTTCCCACATCTCAACATTCCAAGCATGTCTGACAATGTGCTGCTGAGTTACCCTCTGTAGACACATGAGTAAAAAGCAAAACAGGTTTTTAATCTCTGGTTAAGATATGAGTCTAGAAATTTAATGTCTGTTTAAGACTACTGTTGTAGATCATAATAGAGTTTTTTATtgtagagttttattaaaagaatCTAATATTGAAGAGCTGTATTAATTGTTCAGTAAAAGTCTCAATTTGatgctatttaaaaaaatggattcttaattttttttttttttagtaatgttacatatagtcgTGAAGTGTACAAGTGTTgtataatcgctttgaaaaagagtagggtctattattaaaaaattaattttcttttcatctggatcctgtatttattcacttttttcaaaatgattgtacagCACTTGCACACACATTATTGCATCTATTATTTTCCTATAAATGAgcttttaaaatgttaaaaaaatactttataaactTTCAAACTCAAGAACAACACTCGCttataaatatactaatatttaagaatatttcaTTGCTGGAAACAGCAACCAGCTCGTAATCAGGATTAATCATGACATGTAGAATGCATAAAGGAATATAATGATAAGCTCCTTTATTAATGCAGTGATATTCATTACGACGAGAAGGATCTTTAATTATTTACGCAAATATATTCTGatctcaaacataaaaaatcaagAATATTTAATGCAATAAATATCAAATCATTAATTTCCAAAGGAGGGATCCGCATTAAATTAAGAGGAAACTAGATCCAAGATAGGTAATTAGTactatgtgtatgtgtgtgctTAACCAAATGtcaatgaaatataaaatataactaaattttgtataaatgaCTTGCATTAATAGACTTGCTAAAAATCtttagtttaaactttaaactacAGTAACTCTAAAGGAAATTCTACTGTTGGAGATCGAGTTACTATTTATccatcaaatttatattttattcacaaattaataatcaataagaatttattaaattctttttaaaattttcattagtAAACCAGGCTATATTATGTTCAGATTTTCTCGAAAATAATGTTTGTAAACAAGACTATATTatattggataattaggttgatataaaaaatagttaggaaacaataattttaagtaaaaattaaattattaattaatgtatggaatgtatttgcaaaatataagaaaagtattaaaaaattattattaaaatatataatattgtattattattttgactttaggATAGATAGTCTAATGTACCTAAATTAATATCTTCATTAATTTTAGCTTTAGCTAAAatacatctcatttcatctcatctcatatcatctcattattacaatttttttaaatttctacacaaaatataataaaaaattcaattttttcaaatccaaaaataataataatactaaaaaatcatattttaaacttttatttaaaataaaaaattctcatttcacaCTACAAACTTATCATgataattttagacttggctAGACAGTTCCCAATTAATACTATAGCGTGTTTGGCTTCAACTCCAAATATGTGAAGATAGAGGACACAGTACTGTGGGTCATTCTTCGCTGGTCCTAGCATTGGTATTCCTGAACTTAAGATTAAATGAAGTATCCAGATAACGCTGTTCCGTATCCATGTGAGCTAGCTGTGTCAGAATGCATGAATAGATCATAGACATTCAAGATTCCCAAATCAGGATTAATTATTCTGGTCCTTGTTTTacgtactattttttttttagcatacaGCGTAAAGAGACGACACTTTTGaggaggattttttttatatattactgAAGAGCTGCATGGTTTTTGTGGATCAACGTGACTAGAGTGGAAATATGGCTCAGCTACGTACTCAACCCCCATGGCAAGAGCTGCTAGCTGAAACTACCCGTCAAATATCTGTCAATCTCCTGATCTTATCCctactaattttttttgtctcttctCATTTCTTTGTGTTTGCAAACGCAATATAAGAAGGGGCCAAGCAAATTTGAATCTACCCAATCCGACCATCCCCACCAAATTAAGCTACGTACCGGTCATCGGCAATCTTTACCGGCCAGTTTGGCACACTCCCACACCGTACGTTCTCTTCAAaaactttatataattaaaaagtatgttaagatataaaataaataataaaaatctacctCTTTCTATCAGCTTAATCTTTTAGTACAAATGatgattttacatggtatcataATAAAGTCTTGAGTTTGAACCCTCACTCTACACTCTAcatcatttaattaaacattcCACGTGTTGTGCTACTTATTGAGGAAAAATCTAGCCTACACGTGAAgaagagtgttaagatataaaataaataataaaaatctaactCTTCctatcagcttaaacttttaaaacaaatagTGATTTcacaaagcatatatatatatatatagccttttAATGCTCTTATATATAGTTGGGCCATGTTGGGCATAGGATTGCATCTtcctattaaaattataataaaaataattaaattaactcattttcatcggtttaaatttttgaaataaatgttGATTTCACATATATAGCATATCATAAGTCTTGAGTTTGAACCCTAATTTTGCCCTctatccatttaattaaatatttcacgtattGAGCACACTTCTTGAAGAAGAATTTAACCCATATATTAGTGAaagtattaagaatataatacagataattaaatttagatcttctcatcaatttt
It contains:
- the LOC121234507 gene encoding cytochrome P450 71A1-like; the encoded protein is MAQLQWLQRMWQELHELPMNSLFSLLLCLFSILFIFKFLRRGKPKYHLPPSPPKLPIIGNLHQFGSLPHRSLRALSKKYGPVMLLELGHVNTLVVSSVDMARQLMKAQDIDFANRPQNTAAKILLYGCTDIGFAHYGEYWRQAKKICVLELLSIKRVQSFQHIREEEIAALGDKIRKACVTQTPVNLSEMLIEVSDNIISRSTLGQKIEEEDGKMTFGQLSRQVMVQLMKFCLGDFFPYLAWVDVLTGFISSVKGTFKELDTFFDQVIEDHKTLMESGVVAQSNKKDFVDILLHLQRDGMLDFAFTKDNLKAILLDMFLGGADTTSTALEWIMAELIKNPKIMKKAQDEIRGIVGKKSQMDLDDISKMEYLKCVINESLRLHPPTTLLTPRETATTVKFAGYDIPPKTTVFVNTWAIHRDPAVWENPEEFIPERFINSPFDFRGQDFEFHPFGGGRRKCPGLAFAAASLDYLIANLLCWFDWRLPGDNVKPEDLDMDEIYGLTVPKKHHLYAIPTLYSA